A single window of Caldicellulosiruptor bescii DSM 6725 DNA harbors:
- a CDS encoding glycogen/starch/alpha-glucan phosphorylase: MIGGIKGLSKEELKEKIKQDFQRKIISLFAIDPKEATTYQQYLALGEVIKEYSFERWLQTNKYYKQNDVKQVYYFSIEFLLGKLLVNNLINLGIRDVCREALSELGITLEEIEEAEREPGLGNGGLGRLAACFLDSMASMGLPGHGNGIRYRYGLFEQKIQNGYQVEVPDNWLAEEYVWEVKRSDRACIVKFGGTVRFDIVDGKLKAFHENYEPVWAIPYDIPIIGYGCNTVNTLRLWSAEPFENVFDFASFSRGNYIKAVEYRYMVQSITQVLYPDDTNEQNRILRLKQEYFFVSAGVQSIIRTFKKRRKPIYELPNYVMIQINDTHPALVIPELMRILIDEEGLPWEDAWNITTKTVAYTNHTIMVEALEKWPIDMVKTLLPRIYTIIEEINRRFCSEMLERTGGDWQKVCNVAIIHDGQINMAHLAVIGSSSVNGVSKLHTEILKNEVLKCFYTIYPEKFNSKTNGITHRRWLVEANPDLARLISETLQTDRWIKDPMLMLRFKDFAEDKLTQELVANIKFNNKVKLAKYIKEKYNIVVDPRSIFDVQAKRLHAYKRQLLNALHILHLYNMLKENPSLDIYPRTFIFAAKAAPGYILAKKIIKLINSIADKVNKDPDVKDKLKVVFLENYCVSLAEKIIPAADVSEQISTASKEASGTGNMKFMMNGAITIGTLDGANVEIKEAVGDENIVIFGLLAEEVLDYYKNGGYSSSQLYQKDLRIRRLIDQLIGNFFDVPPGEFMDIYNHLITYNDEYFVLKDFDSYHEAQMKIDKLYRNTKRWRKMMIINIGASGIFSSDNTIQKYADEIWHIKRVEIPD, encoded by the coding sequence ATGATAGGTGGAATTAAGGGTCTTTCAAAAGAAGAACTTAAAGAAAAAATAAAGCAGGATTTTCAGCGAAAGATTATATCCCTCTTTGCAATTGATCCAAAAGAAGCAACAACTTATCAGCAATATCTTGCTCTTGGCGAGGTTATAAAAGAATATTCTTTCGAAAGATGGCTTCAGACAAACAAGTATTACAAGCAAAACGATGTAAAACAGGTGTATTATTTTTCGATAGAGTTCCTTCTTGGTAAACTTCTTGTTAACAATCTTATAAACTTAGGGATTCGTGATGTATGCAGAGAAGCTTTGAGTGAACTTGGCATAACTCTTGAAGAGATTGAAGAGGCAGAAAGAGAACCAGGACTTGGAAACGGCGGTCTTGGCAGACTTGCTGCATGTTTTTTAGATTCTATGGCATCAATGGGTCTACCTGGTCATGGAAATGGAATAAGATACCGCTACGGTCTTTTTGAACAAAAAATTCAAAACGGGTATCAGGTTGAAGTACCCGACAACTGGCTTGCAGAAGAGTATGTGTGGGAGGTAAAAAGAAGCGACAGAGCCTGCATCGTAAAGTTTGGTGGAACAGTCCGATTCGACATTGTTGATGGAAAACTAAAAGCCTTCCATGAAAACTATGAACCTGTATGGGCAATACCTTATGATATTCCTATAATAGGTTATGGTTGCAACACTGTCAACACTTTGAGGCTTTGGAGTGCAGAACCATTTGAAAATGTGTTTGACTTTGCTTCGTTTTCGAGAGGGAATTATATAAAGGCTGTGGAATACAGGTATATGGTTCAGTCCATCACTCAAGTCCTGTATCCTGATGATACAAATGAGCAAAACAGGATTTTGAGGCTCAAGCAGGAATACTTTTTTGTATCAGCCGGTGTTCAGAGTATAATAAGGACATTTAAAAAACGTAGAAAACCAATTTATGAGCTTCCAAACTATGTAATGATTCAAATCAACGACACACACCCAGCACTTGTTATACCAGAACTTATGAGGATACTAATCGACGAAGAGGGACTTCCATGGGAAGATGCATGGAATATCACAACAAAAACTGTTGCATACACAAATCATACTATAATGGTAGAAGCTCTTGAAAAGTGGCCAATTGATATGGTAAAAACTCTTCTTCCAAGGATATATACGATAATCGAAGAGATAAATAGAAGATTCTGCAGTGAAATGCTTGAACGTACTGGCGGTGACTGGCAAAAAGTATGCAATGTAGCCATTATCCATGATGGTCAAATAAACATGGCGCACTTGGCTGTTATTGGTAGCAGCTCTGTAAATGGGGTTTCAAAACTTCACACTGAAATTTTAAAGAATGAAGTTTTGAAATGTTTTTACACTATATACCCTGAAAAGTTTAACAGCAAAACAAATGGTATTACACACAGAAGATGGCTTGTTGAAGCAAACCCAGATTTGGCAAGGCTTATCTCTGAAACTTTGCAGACAGACAGGTGGATAAAAGATCCTATGCTCATGCTCAGATTCAAAGATTTTGCAGAAGATAAGCTAACACAGGAGCTTGTTGCGAATATTAAATTTAACAACAAGGTCAAACTTGCCAAGTATATAAAAGAAAAATACAACATCGTGGTTGACCCGCGTTCAATATTTGATGTGCAGGCAAAAAGACTCCATGCTTACAAACGCCAGCTTTTGAACGCTCTTCATATTTTGCATCTTTACAATATGCTAAAAGAAAATCCCAGCTTGGATATTTATCCACGAACCTTTATCTTTGCAGCAAAGGCAGCACCAGGTTATATACTTGCAAAAAAGATTATAAAGCTTATAAACTCAATTGCAGATAAAGTCAACAAAGACCCAGATGTAAAAGACAAGCTCAAAGTGGTGTTTCTGGAAAACTACTGTGTGTCTTTAGCTGAAAAGATTATCCCTGCAGCTGATGTGTCAGAGCAAATCTCAACAGCCTCAAAAGAAGCGTCTGGTACAGGCAACATGAAGTTTATGATGAACGGTGCAATTACCATTGGAACCTTAGATGGTGCAAATGTAGAAATAAAAGAAGCTGTGGGTGACGAGAACATTGTCATTTTCGGACTTTTGGCTGAAGAGGTTTTGGACTACTACAAAAATGGCGGGTATAGTAGTAGCCAGCTTTATCAAAAAGATTTGAGAATCAGAAGGCTCATTGACCAGTTAATCGGAAACTTTTTTGATGTGCCACCTGGTGAGTTTATGGATATCTACAATCACCTGATAACATACAACGATGAATACTTTGTGCTGAAAGATTTTGATTCTTACCACGAAGCTCAAATGAAAATTGATAAGCTCTACAGAAACACCAAACGCTGGCGAAAAATGATGATAATCAACATAGGAGCATCTGGAATTTTTTCAAGTGATAATACCATTCAAAAGTATGCTGATGAAATTTGGCATATAAAAAGGGTTGAAATTCCAGACTAA
- the glgA gene encoding glycogen synthase GlgA: protein MKILFAVSEAFPFAKSGGLADVAYSLPKALRNLGVDIRVIMPKYSDIHPDFTTKMKHICHFTVPVGWRNQYCGIEYLNLDGVPFYFVDNEYYFKRPGYYGYYDDGERFSFFSRAVCEAVYHLDFDVDIIHVNDWHTSVIPVLLKAHYGHSDKHNKIKTILTIHNLKYQGIFPKEVMYDLLSLPDEYFSEDKLKFYDAISFLKGGIIYSDKVVTVSRTYANEVRTLSYGEGLHGLLSGIGEKLIGIINGIDYEVYNPATDKLIFVNYDSNTFENRKKENKFRLQQMLNLPVSDEIVLIGMVSRLTKEKGIELIERIINKLLTLPVQLVILGAGDYHYEQMLKQYAGAFPSKVSANICYSEELARKIYAGSDMYLMPSLTEPCGISQLIAMRYGSVPIVRETGGLKDTVKPYNQFTGEGWGFSFANYDPAELFATIKYALSIYNDKNQWRNIVHQAMTQDNSWNASAYEYQKVYESLLNS from the coding sequence ATGAAAATTTTATTTGCAGTGTCTGAGGCATTTCCTTTTGCTAAAAGCGGAGGCCTTGCTGATGTAGCATATTCTTTGCCAAAGGCATTAAGAAACCTTGGTGTTGATATAAGAGTCATTATGCCAAAATATAGTGATATACATCCTGATTTTACAACAAAGATGAAACATATATGTCATTTCACTGTACCTGTTGGATGGCGAAATCAATATTGTGGAATAGAATACCTAAATTTAGATGGTGTACCATTTTATTTTGTTGACAATGAATACTATTTTAAAAGACCTGGATATTATGGATATTATGATGATGGAGAAAGATTTTCCTTTTTTTCAAGGGCTGTATGTGAAGCAGTGTATCATCTTGACTTTGATGTGGATATAATTCATGTAAATGATTGGCACACAAGCGTTATACCTGTCTTACTTAAAGCTCATTACGGACATTCAGATAAACATAATAAAATAAAAACCATTTTGACAATACACAATCTTAAGTACCAAGGTATTTTCCCAAAAGAAGTTATGTATGACCTTCTTTCACTGCCGGATGAGTATTTTTCTGAAGATAAGCTAAAATTCTATGATGCTATATCATTTTTAAAAGGCGGTATAATATACTCTGATAAGGTCGTAACTGTGAGCAGGACATATGCAAACGAAGTAAGAACACTTTCTTACGGCGAAGGACTACACGGACTTTTGTCTGGGATTGGAGAAAAATTAATAGGCATTATTAACGGAATTGACTATGAAGTTTACAATCCTGCAACAGATAAGTTAATATTTGTAAATTATGATTCTAATACATTTGAAAATAGAAAAAAAGAGAACAAATTTAGACTTCAGCAAATGCTAAACCTTCCTGTTTCAGACGAGATTGTTCTGATTGGTATGGTTTCAAGGTTAACAAAAGAAAAAGGAATTGAGCTTATAGAAAGAATTATAAATAAGCTTTTGACATTACCAGTTCAGCTTGTAATCTTGGGTGCTGGTGACTATCATTATGAACAAATGCTAAAACAATATGCAGGAGCGTTTCCTTCAAAGGTTTCGGCAAATATTTGTTATAGCGAAGAACTTGCACGAAAAATTTATGCCGGTTCTGACATGTATCTTATGCCATCTTTAACAGAACCTTGTGGAATATCTCAGCTCATTGCAATGAGATATGGAAGTGTGCCGATTGTCAGAGAGACAGGTGGACTTAAAGATACAGTAAAACCTTATAATCAGTTTACAGGTGAGGGTTGGGGATTTTCGTTTGCAAACTATGACCCTGCAGAGCTTTTTGCCACTATAAAATATGCACTTTCAATATATAATGATAAAAATCAGTGGAGAAATATTGTCCATCAGGCAATGACACAAGACAATTCGTGGAATGCTTCAGCCTATGAATATCAAAAGGTTTATGAAAGCCTTTTAAATTCATAA
- the glgD gene encoding glucose-1-phosphate adenylyltransferase subunit GlgD, producing the protein MLTNYLGIVSLTENDSKLKSLTATRPLASIPIFGRYRVIDFVLSNLVNAGITNVGILAPTKSRSLIDHVGTGKPWDLNRKVDGLYIFNYSYEPPSISDIKLLKSNIEFLLRSRKEMVIFASSYMICNIDFEDVARFHEESGADVTVVYKKVTNEDELFLDLSTIMVDQNSNVIGVGKNIGRRTAVNISLDMFVLSKEFLIECIMTCLENGNCTTFRDFIYKNVQNINVKAYEFKGYVGCINSISSYFKVSMDMLNVDIQRELFSEERPIYTKSNDSPPTRYFSTCEVENSFVSNGCLIAGKVKNSIISRGVVIEKDAIVENSIIFSKCVIKRGTILKNVILDKNVIIDENTTLIGHNKNPLVMEKQSFINFSQLKEVKRI; encoded by the coding sequence ATGCTTACAAATTATTTAGGTATTGTAAGCCTTACAGAAAATGATAGTAAACTTAAAAGTCTAACAGCAACAAGACCTTTAGCGTCAATTCCTATATTCGGCAGATACAGGGTTATTGATTTTGTGCTTTCAAATCTTGTCAACGCAGGCATCACAAACGTGGGTATTTTGGCTCCCACCAAGTCCAGGTCCTTGATAGACCATGTTGGAACAGGCAAACCCTGGGACCTAAACCGCAAGGTTGACGGTCTTTACATTTTCAATTATTCATATGAACCGCCTTCCATAAGTGACATAAAACTTTTGAAAAGTAATATAGAATTCTTACTTCGTAGTAGAAAGGAAATGGTAATTTTTGCTTCATCATATATGATTTGCAATATTGATTTTGAAGATGTAGCAAGGTTTCATGAAGAAAGTGGTGCAGATGTAACAGTTGTATATAAGAAGGTTACCAATGAAGATGAACTTTTTTTGGATCTTTCAACAATCATGGTTGACCAAAACTCAAATGTAATTGGAGTCGGAAAAAACATAGGAAGGCGCACAGCTGTAAATATATCTTTGGATATGTTTGTGCTTAGTAAAGAATTCTTGATTGAGTGCATTATGACATGTCTTGAAAATGGTAACTGTACAACATTTAGAGATTTTATCTACAAAAATGTCCAGAATATTAATGTAAAAGCTTATGAGTTTAAAGGATATGTAGGATGCATAAACTCCATCTCCTCATACTTTAAAGTATCAATGGACATGTTAAATGTTGATATTCAACGTGAACTTTTTTCAGAGGAAAGACCTATTTATACAAAGTCCAACGACTCACCACCAACAAGGTATTTTTCCACATGTGAGGTTGAAAACTCATTTGTGTCGAACGGATGCCTGATTGCAGGCAAGGTAAAAAATAGCATAATTTCAAGAGGAGTTGTAATAGAAAAAGATGCAATTGTTGAAAACAGTATAATATTTTCAAAATGCGTTATTAAAAGAGGCACTATATTGAAAAATGTGATTTTAGATAAAAACGTAATAATAGATGAAAATACTACACTCATTGGGCACAACAAAAATCCCCTCGTGATGGAAAAACAAAGCTTTATTAATTTCAGTCAGTTAAAAGAGGTGAAAAGAATATGA
- a CDS encoding glucose-1-phosphate adenylyltransferase, translating into MNGPKREIIAMILAGGQGSRLKDLTKTNAKPAVEFGGKYRIIDFTLSNCANSSIDVVGVLTQYQPFTLHCHIGTGTAWDLDRTKGGVYLLPPHTNDSGGNWYKGTADSIYQNMSFVELFSPEYILVLSGDHIYTMDYQEMFKFHKEKKADVTIACIEVPIKEASRFGIMNTKEDGRIYEFEEKPKHPKNNLASMGIYIFNWDKLRKYLKEDAKDEESAHDFGKNIIPKMLKGGEKLFAYRFKGYWKDVGTVESYWEANMDLLNEECKLDEPSCILDLYNEETKVYTSSIAYPPQYIAPCAKVKKSMVVEGCSIWGEVYNSVLSYNVYVGQNAKVVSSVLLSNVFIEDGAVVENAIVCSGARVTKGCKVIGKTGKIAVVPENKKVTSDIIISEQ; encoded by the coding sequence ATGAACGGTCCCAAGCGTGAGATTATAGCAATGATTTTGGCTGGCGGACAAGGAAGTAGGCTAAAAGACCTCACCAAAACAAATGCAAAGCCTGCTGTAGAGTTTGGGGGAAAGTATCGGATTATTGACTTTACTTTAAGCAACTGTGCAAACTCATCAATCGACGTTGTTGGCGTTCTTACTCAGTATCAACCCTTTACATTGCACTGTCATATCGGAACTGGAACTGCATGGGATTTGGACCGCACAAAAGGAGGTGTATACCTCCTGCCACCTCATACAAATGACAGTGGCGGAAATTGGTATAAAGGCACTGCAGATAGTATCTACCAAAATATGAGCTTTGTGGAGCTGTTTTCACCTGAGTATATTTTAGTACTGTCTGGCGACCATATCTATACCATGGACTATCAAGAGATGTTTAAATTCCACAAGGAAAAAAAAGCTGATGTGACAATTGCATGCATTGAAGTTCCTATTAAGGAAGCTTCAAGATTCGGAATTATGAATACAAAAGAAGATGGTAGAATATATGAGTTTGAAGAAAAACCAAAACATCCAAAAAACAATCTTGCATCAATGGGCATATACATCTTTAACTGGGACAAATTAAGGAAATATTTGAAAGAAGATGCAAAAGACGAGGAATCTGCACATGATTTTGGAAAAAACATAATTCCCAAGATGTTAAAAGGCGGTGAAAAATTATTTGCATACAGGTTCAAAGGTTACTGGAAGGATGTGGGGACGGTTGAGTCTTACTGGGAGGCAAATATGGACCTTTTGAATGAAGAGTGTAAATTAGATGAACCAAGTTGCATATTAGATTTGTACAATGAAGAGACAAAGGTTTATACATCATCAATTGCATATCCACCTCAGTACATAGCCCCTTGTGCAAAGGTCAAAAAGTCGATGGTAGTAGAAGGTTGCAGCATCTGGGGTGAGGTTTACAATTCAGTTTTGTCATACAACGTGTACGTAGGCCAAAATGCCAAAGTTGTAAGCTCTGTTTTACTTAGCAATGTCTTCATCGAAGATGGTGCTGTGGTTGAAAATGCAATTGTGTGTTCAGGGGCAAGAGTTACAAAAGGTTGTAAAGTTATTGGAAAAACAGGAAAAATTGCAGTTGTTCCTGAAAACAAAAAGGTAACTTCTGACATCATAATTTCAGAACAATAA
- the glgB gene encoding 1,4-alpha-glucan branching protein GlgB produces MIKKVKSTIYLSDIKKFESGEHFESYKFLGSKVVNYRGKVGTVFCVWAPNAKSVSVVGNFNNWRGENHKMMRVYGSGFWWLFVEGIGEGELYKYEIIGADGKRVLKADPYAIYSEKRPNTASIVKNIPDYEWHDQEWMEKRKTTPPYDKPINIYEVHLASWKMKKDGSIEKAGEFYNYRELAHMLVDYIKEMNYNYIELLPVLEHPLDMSWGYQPTGYFSLTSRYGSIEDFMYFVDYMHQNGIGVIVDWVPAHFCKDEHGLYRFDGTFLYEYEDELLRENYTWGTATFDFAKPQVQSFLISSAMFWFDVYHIDGIRVDAVSHIIYMNNNQKNRYGGHENIEGIEFIKKLNKAIFSKYPNVLMIAEESTAFPLVTYPTYDGGLGFNYKWNMGWMNDTLKYMQKHPDERKQHHNLLTFSIMYAFSENFILPFSHDEVVHGKKSLLDKMPGDYNQKFANLRLLYGYMYTHPGKKLLFMGGEFGQFIEWRFYASLDWLLLDYPMHRMLQHYVKSLNRFYLENKALWELDHKMNGFRWIDVHNWEQSVISYLRISKEPDDYLVVICNFSLASYENYKIGVPKKGIYLEVFNSDKAEFGGNNIVNTEKLKTIDEVWHGYNQCIEFRLPALSCLIFKPIEFFNAQEEKNQNDNNIQI; encoded by the coding sequence ATGATAAAAAAAGTAAAATCTACTATTTATCTATCTGATATAAAAAAATTTGAATCAGGAGAGCATTTTGAAAGTTATAAGTTCTTGGGAAGCAAGGTTGTAAACTACAGAGGCAAGGTTGGAACAGTTTTCTGTGTGTGGGCACCAAATGCTAAAAGCGTATCTGTTGTTGGAAATTTTAATAATTGGCGCGGTGAAAACCATAAGATGATGAGAGTTTATGGAAGCGGATTTTGGTGGCTATTTGTAGAGGGCATTGGTGAAGGAGAGCTCTACAAATATGAAATTATTGGTGCTGATGGGAAAAGGGTTTTAAAAGCTGACCCGTATGCAATCTATTCTGAGAAACGTCCCAATACAGCATCAATTGTCAAAAACATCCCGGACTATGAATGGCATGACCAGGAATGGATGGAAAAAAGAAAAACGACTCCACCATATGACAAGCCCATCAATATCTATGAGGTTCATCTTGCATCATGGAAAATGAAAAAGGATGGAAGCATAGAGAAGGCTGGCGAGTTTTATAACTATCGTGAACTTGCTCACATGCTGGTAGACTACATAAAAGAAATGAATTATAATTACATTGAACTTCTGCCAGTTTTAGAACATCCTCTTGACATGTCATGGGGTTACCAGCCAACAGGTTACTTTTCTCTCACATCACGTTATGGTAGTATTGAGGATTTTATGTATTTTGTTGACTATATGCACCAAAATGGAATTGGAGTAATAGTTGACTGGGTGCCAGCTCATTTTTGCAAAGATGAGCATGGACTTTATAGGTTTGACGGAACATTTTTATATGAATATGAGGATGAACTTTTGAGAGAAAACTACACATGGGGTACAGCCACATTTGACTTCGCAAAACCCCAGGTTCAAAGCTTTCTTATCTCAAGCGCCATGTTTTGGTTTGATGTTTATCACATTGACGGAATAAGGGTAGATGCTGTTTCTCACATCATCTATATGAACAACAACCAGAAAAACAGGTATGGCGGACATGAAAACATAGAAGGAATTGAATTTATAAAAAAGCTTAACAAGGCAATATTCTCAAAATATCCAAATGTCCTGATGATTGCCGAAGAGTCAACTGCATTTCCTCTGGTCACATATCCAACATACGATGGAGGGCTTGGCTTTAATTACAAGTGGAACATGGGATGGATGAACGACACCTTAAAGTACATGCAAAAACACCCAGATGAGAGAAAACAGCATCACAATCTTTTGACATTTTCTATAATGTATGCATTTTCTGAAAACTTTATTCTGCCGTTTTCACACGACGAGGTTGTCCATGGAAAAAAATCTTTGCTTGACAAAATGCCAGGTGATTACAATCAAAAATTTGCAAACCTAAGACTTCTTTACGGTTATATGTACACTCATCCGGGCAAAAAGCTCCTTTTCATGGGTGGTGAGTTTGGTCAGTTCATTGAATGGAGATTTTATGCTTCGCTTGACTGGCTACTTTTGGACTACCCCATGCACCGCATGCTTCAGCACTATGTTAAAAGTTTAAACAGATTTTACTTAGAAAACAAAGCTTTGTGGGAGCTTGACCATAAAATGAATGGTTTTAGATGGATAGATGTTCACAACTGGGAGCAAAGTGTCATATCATACTTGAGAATTTCCAAAGAACCTGATGATTACCTTGTTGTCATTTGTAACTTTAGTCTTGCTTCATATGAAAATTACAAAATAGGCGTGCCAAAAAAAGGCATTTATCTGGAAGTATTTAACAGTGATAAAGCTGAATTTGGTGGTAATAATATAGTAAACACAGAAAAACTTAAAACAATTGATGAAGTGTGGCATGGGTATAACCAGTGTATAGAATTTAGGCTTCCTGCACTTTCGTGTTTGATTTTCAAGCCAATTGAATTTTTCAATGCTCAAGAAGAAAAGAATCAAAATGACAACAATATTCAGATATAG
- the radC gene encoding RadC family protein, protein MDLSCNLHEGHRERLKRRFIEQGLDGFEDHQVLELLLFFSIPRKDTNEIAHRLISTFGSISNVFEAHPKELQKVKGVGENSAILISLISQISRRYLADKNRKTFQLRNVEAAAEYIKSLFVGRKNEVFYVICLDTQLNVIYSVPLFEGTVKEAVVYPRKVVECVIRYNASSVILAHNHPGGSVRPSMDDIKTTQKIVNALSTIGVAVNDHFIVAKDEYYSFAQNGMLPQPQI, encoded by the coding sequence ATGGATTTGTCTTGTAACCTGCATGAAGGGCACAGAGAAAGGCTCAAAAGAAGATTTATTGAACAAGGGCTTGATGGTTTTGAAGACCATCAGGTGTTAGAACTTCTCTTATTTTTCAGCATTCCAAGGAAAGATACAAATGAGATTGCACACAGGTTGATTTCAACTTTTGGAAGTATATCAAATGTATTTGAAGCTCACCCAAAAGAACTTCAAAAGGTAAAAGGCGTCGGAGAAAATTCTGCCATTTTGATATCTCTTATTTCGCAAATATCAAGAAGATATCTTGCTGATAAAAATAGAAAAACCTTTCAGCTAAGAAATGTAGAAGCGGCAGCAGAGTACATAAAGAGTTTGTTTGTGGGAAGGAAAAATGAGGTGTTTTATGTTATTTGCCTTGATACCCAGTTAAATGTGATATATTCTGTGCCACTTTTTGAGGGTACAGTTAAAGAAGCTGTTGTGTATCCACGAAAAGTTGTTGAATGTGTTATTCGGTACAATGCAAGCAGTGTAATTTTGGCTCACAATCATCCTGGAGGTTCTGTAAGACCCTCAATGGATGACATTAAGACAACTCAGAAGATTGTTAATGCTCTTTCTACGATAGGTGTTGCTGTAAATGACCACTTTATAGTGGCAAAAGATGAGTACTACAGCTTTGCACAAAATGGAATGCTGCCCCAGCCGCAGATATAA
- a CDS encoding LysM peptidoglycan-binding domain-containing protein: MKSLLRFWVFVVTIIILSLFIVSPSFASDIKKEEALFFDSNGNPSYITIINKSSVAYLSPYELSKVLGGNFAFDPKDYNFLQSKLIVDQNELIFKLDSNVVTFNGKNFYMDGPIQIIQNRICVPYSTFKTYLNLFEYRHYTSGKRMIFKPNGNYIVYSVQSGDSLWILSQTFGTSIETIKNLNSLTSDTLYVGQKLIVKKVSINPVQITGIIKWWTYVKAFPSSSAQNLFYLTQGQIVNIIGKQSEFYKISSAKGTGFVSIWAVDIKQDISDVSKPSSYFYSYIPVDTSGDYVSYTYYKVQSGDTIWSIAVKFGIPDYELMSANNLNENSYIYAGQTLKVPVHTVAVHLNEYGVEMLDWFSQGNYVFPIGSVGKFIDIQTGKYFFAKRTMGASHADVETLSFKDTQIMKEIFGGSFTWERRPFILEINGRRIAVSVSGMPHAGVDGVPYNQNVANRSGGYGYGPNLDTIVNGMDGHFDVYTFNGLRHKDNQIDPQHQLTVSIAAGLR; the protein is encoded by the coding sequence ATGAAAAGTTTATTAAGATTTTGGGTGTTTGTTGTTACAATTATAATTCTATCTTTATTTATAGTTTCACCTTCGTTTGCATCTGATATTAAAAAAGAAGAAGCTCTATTTTTTGATTCAAATGGCAACCCCTCTTATATTACTATTATTAACAAAAGTTCAGTAGCATATCTTTCTCCCTATGAACTTTCAAAGGTACTGGGTGGAAATTTTGCTTTCGATCCAAAAGACTATAACTTTCTTCAGTCAAAGCTTATTGTTGACCAAAATGAACTTATATTCAAGCTCGATAGCAATGTGGTGACATTCAATGGAAAAAACTTTTATATGGACGGACCAATACAAATCATACAAAATAGAATTTGTGTACCTTATTCTACTTTCAAAACTTACTTGAATTTATTTGAATATCGTCATTATACATCAGGAAAACGAATGATATTCAAGCCAAACGGAAACTACATAGTCTACAGTGTTCAAAGCGGTGACTCTCTCTGGATATTGTCTCAAACTTTCGGAACATCTATTGAAACTATTAAAAACCTCAATAGCCTTACAAGCGACACACTCTATGTTGGACAAAAGCTAATTGTAAAAAAGGTAAGTATTAACCCTGTCCAAATTACTGGAATAATAAAGTGGTGGACATATGTAAAAGCTTTTCCATCTTCGTCAGCACAAAATCTATTTTATCTTACCCAGGGACAAATTGTAAACATCATTGGAAAGCAATCAGAATTCTATAAAATTTCATCAGCAAAAGGAACTGGCTTTGTTTCAATCTGGGCAGTAGATATAAAACAAGATATTTCTGACGTCTCAAAACCAAGTAGCTATTTTTATTCTTATATACCTGTTGATACTTCAGGTGACTATGTAAGCTATACATACTACAAGGTGCAAAGTGGAGATACAATATGGTCGATTGCAGTAAAATTTGGAATACCCGACTATGAACTTATGTCGGCAAATAATTTGAATGAAAACTCATACATCTATGCAGGACAAACCTTAAAAGTGCCTGTTCACACAGTTGCTGTGCATTTAAATGAGTACGGAGTTGAAATGCTCGACTGGTTTTCGCAGGGAAATTATGTATTCCCAATCGGCAGCGTTGGCAAGTTTATTGACATCCAGACAGGAAAATACTTTTTTGCAAAAAGGACAATGGGGGCAAGTCATGCAGATGTTGAAACTTTGAGCTTTAAAGACACTCAAATCATGAAAGAGATATTTGGTGGAAGCTTTACATGGGAAAGACGTCCGTTTATACTTGAAATAAATGGTAGAAGAATAGCCGTGTCAGTTTCTGGCATGCCACATGCAGGGGTGGACGGCGTTCCTTACAATCAAAATGTTGCAAACAGAAGCGGTGGATATGGCTACGGTCCAAACCTTGATACAATTGTAAATGGAATGGACGGACACTTCGATGTATATACATTCAACGGTCTTCGTCACAAAGACAATCAAATTGACCCTCAGCATCAGTTGACAGTAAGTATTGCAGCAGGCTTGAGGTAA